Proteins co-encoded in one Kribbella qitaiheensis genomic window:
- a CDS encoding GH92 family glycosyl hydrolase, with protein sequence MKNRSSRRATAVLAGSVISALALAATAQAGPGPAPPGAAPGQHQPTTATPLDPTLRNLKAPDSAGQSSITTSSADPTEQVDPLIGTTNAGNVFPGAVTPFGMFSFSPETSRGNAYRTAAPGGYLYSAPKIRGFSLTHMSGTGCAGGSGDIPILPYAGDVTSSPQADAKDEVYASTFSHANEIAKPGYYKVGLDSGASAELAATTRTGSAKFTFPQDKPATVMFRTSNSEVGSSDAQVSIDPARQTVTGSVTSGNFCGYLASVGQRSYYTLHFVAEFDQPFAKTGTWQDTTVTPGSTSAHGGTTYGTDGWMPANKGSGGYVGFDAKTVNMRIGISYVSEANAAANLKAENPRGTSLDKTASRAKQAWRDQLNSIEIGGGTADRRTTFYTALYHALLHPNVFSDVNGQYWGFDQKPHRVQHGQTAQYATFSGWDVYRSQLQLLTLLEPRKAGDIAQSLLNQAQQNNGIWDRWTHASGSTAVMTGDPSAPAVAGIYAFGGTNFDARTALKSLVKAATVPTEKDLSSAGKPVMSIGQRPSLDKYLALHYLPTKSNAWGGAVETLEDTTDDFALAQLAARVGDKSTYDQFLRRSQYWQNVFNPENGGYIQNRDDNGAWPGFDPATGDGFAEGSSAQYTWMIPHNRAGLFDAMGGTAKAADRLDAFFKDADGNWALTGSGDLHAEMDNEPSINTPWIYNYVGQPYKTQETLRQAMTQLWNTTTGGIPGNDDLGAMSSWFVWTALGLYPDVPSRADLQVGAPLFPSAVIHRDKGRTIRINAAGAPATYVQSLKVDGRSTSKAWLSESFANRGGTLDFKLGTTANTAWGAAAADAPPSWRTGEIPFQTATDKSRVVVAPGTTSEPVTIKAHRLSGDASTVQYSVTTPAGLTASPASGSFTVDQASGVGGAPVRISAAAGTPDGRYQVTVALKAGDGTALPRLGFTVVVGLPNTFSVLREGVAASDDAGDHNEADYDGGGVSYSRQALTAAGLAPGGTVTKDGLTLTWPDVPVGDPDNVPADGQLLNLDLPAGATKLSFVGSAVNGNQQTTATLMYSDGSTAPIDLSFSDWTLGGGGDTVHYGNLVLATTPYRNEAGGGRDNVATNIFATAPVTFPAGKAPVSVTLPKNRDLRIFTLATG encoded by the coding sequence GTGAAGAACCGCAGCAGCCGCCGTGCGACCGCAGTACTCGCCGGATCGGTGATCTCAGCCCTTGCCCTGGCCGCCACCGCGCAAGCCGGCCCCGGCCCGGCACCACCCGGCGCAGCTCCAGGTCAGCATCAACCAACGACAGCGACACCTCTGGATCCGACCCTGCGCAACCTCAAGGCGCCTGATTCCGCCGGGCAGAGCAGTATCACCACCAGCTCCGCCGATCCGACCGAGCAGGTCGACCCGCTGATCGGGACGACCAACGCCGGCAACGTCTTCCCGGGCGCGGTCACCCCGTTCGGGATGTTCTCGTTCAGCCCCGAGACCAGCCGCGGCAACGCCTACCGCACGGCCGCGCCCGGCGGCTACCTGTACTCCGCCCCGAAGATCCGCGGCTTCAGCCTGACCCACATGTCGGGCACGGGCTGTGCCGGCGGCTCGGGCGACATCCCCATCCTCCCGTACGCCGGTGACGTCACCTCGTCGCCGCAGGCGGACGCCAAGGACGAGGTCTACGCGAGCACGTTCTCGCACGCGAACGAGATCGCCAAGCCCGGGTACTACAAGGTCGGCCTCGACTCCGGTGCCTCCGCCGAACTCGCCGCGACCACCAGGACCGGCTCGGCCAAGTTCACCTTCCCGCAGGACAAGCCGGCGACGGTCATGTTCCGTACGTCGAACTCCGAGGTCGGCTCCAGCGACGCGCAGGTGTCGATCGACCCGGCCAGGCAGACTGTCACCGGCTCCGTGACGAGCGGCAACTTCTGCGGGTACCTCGCGTCGGTCGGCCAGCGGAGCTACTACACGCTGCACTTCGTCGCCGAGTTCGACCAGCCGTTCGCGAAGACCGGCACCTGGCAGGACACCACCGTCACTCCCGGATCAACCAGCGCACACGGCGGTACGACGTACGGGACCGACGGGTGGATGCCTGCGAACAAGGGCTCCGGCGGGTACGTCGGGTTCGACGCCAAGACGGTCAACATGCGCATCGGCATCTCGTATGTCAGCGAGGCCAACGCTGCTGCCAACCTGAAGGCCGAGAACCCACGTGGCACCTCACTGGACAAGACAGCGTCACGTGCGAAGCAGGCCTGGCGTGATCAGCTCAACAGCATCGAGATCGGCGGTGGCACGGCCGACCGGCGCACCACCTTCTACACCGCGCTCTACCACGCGCTGCTGCACCCGAACGTGTTCAGCGACGTCAACGGCCAGTACTGGGGCTTCGACCAGAAGCCACACCGCGTGCAGCACGGACAGACTGCGCAGTACGCGACCTTCTCGGGCTGGGACGTCTACAGGTCGCAGCTGCAACTCCTGACCCTGCTGGAACCACGCAAGGCCGGTGACATCGCGCAGTCGTTGCTCAACCAAGCCCAGCAGAACAACGGCATCTGGGACCGTTGGACGCACGCCTCCGGCAGTACTGCGGTCATGACAGGCGACCCGTCCGCCCCTGCCGTTGCAGGTATCTACGCCTTCGGCGGTACGAACTTCGACGCCCGTACTGCGCTGAAGTCGTTGGTCAAAGCCGCCACTGTCCCGACCGAGAAGGACCTCAGCTCGGCAGGCAAGCCGGTGATGTCGATCGGCCAGCGCCCGTCGCTCGACAAGTACCTGGCGCTGCACTACCTCCCCACCAAGTCAAACGCCTGGGGCGGTGCCGTCGAGACGCTGGAGGACACCACTGACGACTTCGCGCTCGCTCAACTCGCTGCGCGGGTCGGGGACAAGTCGACGTACGACCAGTTCCTCAGGCGGTCGCAGTACTGGCAGAACGTGTTCAACCCCGAGAACGGCGGCTACATCCAGAACCGCGACGACAACGGCGCCTGGCCCGGGTTCGACCCGGCGACCGGCGACGGCTTCGCGGAGGGCAGCAGCGCGCAGTACACGTGGATGATTCCACACAACCGCGCCGGGCTGTTCGATGCGATGGGCGGTACCGCGAAGGCGGCCGATCGGCTGGACGCGTTCTTCAAGGATGCCGACGGCAACTGGGCACTGACGGGTTCCGGCGACCTGCACGCCGAGATGGACAACGAGCCGTCCATCAACACGCCCTGGATCTACAACTACGTCGGGCAGCCGTACAAGACGCAGGAGACGCTGCGGCAGGCGATGACCCAGCTGTGGAACACCACGACCGGTGGCATCCCTGGCAATGACGACCTGGGCGCCATGTCGTCCTGGTTCGTGTGGACCGCGCTTGGGCTCTACCCGGACGTACCTAGTCGTGCGGACCTGCAGGTAGGTGCGCCCCTGTTTCCGAGCGCAGTGATCCACCGCGACAAGGGCCGCACGATCCGGATCAACGCTGCGGGCGCCCCGGCGACGTACGTCCAATCGCTGAAGGTGGACGGACGTAGTACGAGCAAGGCATGGCTGTCCGAGTCGTTCGCCAACCGGGGCGGCACGCTCGACTTCAAGCTCGGCACTACGGCCAACACGGCTTGGGGCGCCGCTGCTGCCGATGCACCGCCCTCCTGGCGGACTGGTGAGATCCCGTTCCAGACCGCTACCGACAAAAGCCGAGTAGTCGTTGCCCCCGGCACCACTAGCGAACCGGTCACGATCAAGGCGCACCGGTTGAGTGGGGACGCCAGTACCGTGCAGTACTCGGTCACAACCCCCGCCGGCCTTACTGCGTCTCCTGCAAGTGGTTCCTTCACAGTGGATCAGGCCAGTGGCGTCGGTGGAGCTCCAGTACGAATCAGTGCGGCTGCTGGTACTCCGGACGGCCGCTACCAGGTGACCGTTGCACTTAAGGCAGGAGACGGTACTGCGCTCCCCCGGCTCGGGTTCACGGTCGTTGTCGGCCTGCCGAACACCTTCTCCGTACTACGCGAAGGTGTAGCCGCTTCTGATGACGCTGGCGATCACAACGAGGCGGACTACGACGGTGGTGGAGTCAGCTACTCGCGGCAGGCTCTTACAGCCGCAGGACTCGCGCCGGGCGGCACTGTCACCAAGGACGGCCTCACACTCACCTGGCCGGACGTACCGGTCGGTGATCCCGACAACGTGCCGGCCGACGGGCAACTGCTCAACCTGGACCTCCCTGCCGGCGCCACCAAGCTGTCGTTCGTCGGCAGCGCGGTGAACGGCAACCAGCAGACGACAGCCACGTTGATGTACTCCGACGGGAGCACCGCCCCGATCGACCTGTCCTTCAGCGACTGGACCTTGGGTGGCGGCGGCGACACCGTCCACTACGGCAACCTGGTCCTCGCGACCACGCCGTACCGGAATGAAGCAGGTGGCGGCCGCGACAACGTAGCCACCAACATCTTCGCCACAGCACCAGTGACCTTCCCGGCGGGCAAGGCGCCGGTTAGCGTGACGCTGCCGAAGAACCGCGACCTGCGGATCTTCACGCTGGCCACCGGCTGA
- a CDS encoding LLM class F420-dependent oxidoreductase, with product MAVDLGRVGVWHQTHKWGPELAVGLEQLGYGTLWLGASPTADLRDAEVLLAATSSVVVGTSIVNAWKADAATVAESYHRLEEESPGRFMLGVGIGHREQTGEYKAPYETLVDYLDTLDDGKVPMERRMLAALGPRVLKLSAARTAGAVPYLTTPEHTRQARSTLGDGVLLVPEQKVVLETDKEIARAVARDYLATYFKLSNYVTNLKRLGYTDDDLADGGSDDLVDALVLHGTAVEIADGLTAHLEAGADQIAIQQIGKEGPDLLPGYEALAAVLL from the coding sequence GTGGCGGTCGATCTGGGACGCGTCGGGGTCTGGCACCAGACCCACAAATGGGGGCCCGAGCTCGCGGTCGGACTCGAGCAACTCGGCTACGGCACGCTCTGGCTGGGCGCTTCGCCGACGGCCGACCTGCGGGACGCCGAAGTACTGCTGGCCGCGACGAGTTCGGTTGTCGTCGGCACCAGCATCGTGAACGCGTGGAAAGCCGACGCGGCGACGGTGGCGGAGTCGTACCACCGGCTGGAGGAGGAGTCCCCCGGGCGCTTCATGCTCGGCGTGGGGATCGGCCACCGCGAGCAAACAGGCGAGTACAAGGCGCCGTACGAGACGCTTGTCGACTATCTCGACACGCTCGACGACGGCAAGGTCCCGATGGAACGGCGGATGCTCGCGGCACTCGGCCCGCGCGTACTCAAGTTGTCAGCTGCCCGTACTGCGGGCGCAGTGCCGTACCTGACGACGCCGGAGCACACTCGTCAGGCGCGATCGACGCTCGGCGACGGAGTACTGCTGGTGCCGGAGCAGAAGGTCGTGCTGGAGACCGACAAGGAGATCGCGCGCGCAGTCGCACGCGACTACCTGGCGACCTACTTCAAGCTGTCGAACTACGTGACCAACCTGAAGCGCCTCGGCTACACCGACGACGACCTCGCCGACGGCGGCAGCGACGACCTGGTCGACGCACTGGTCCTCCACGGCACCGCGGTCGAGATCGCCGACGGCCTCACCGCCCACCTGGAAGCCGGCGCCGACCAGATCGCCATCCAGCAAATCGGCAAGGAAGGCCCCGACCTGCTCCCCGGCTACGAAGCCCTGGCCGCCGTATTGCTCTAG
- the ald gene encoding alanine dehydrogenase produces MKVGVPKEVKNHEYRVAITPAGVHEFVRNGHEVLIEQGAGSGSLLPDEEFVAAGARIVPTADDVWADAELVLKVKEPVPEEYHRMRKDQVLFTYLHLAASPETTTALTRSGITGIAYETVQLPDGSLPLLAPMSEVAGRLAPQAGSYHLMANGGGRGVLMGGVSGVHAARVVVIGAGVAGMNAAAIALGMQAEVQLFDRNIARLRDADRTYQGHLRTVASNAFEIERAVLEADLVIGAVLVTGAKAPKLVSNDLVRQMKPGSVLVDIAIDQGGCFEDSHPTTHADPVYKVHNSLFYCVANMPGAVPNTSTYALTNVTLPYAVELANLGWREALKNDHSLALGLNTFDGHVTYGPVAEAHGLDQLKLDEVLV; encoded by the coding sequence GTGAAGGTCGGAGTTCCGAAGGAAGTCAAGAACCACGAGTACCGGGTGGCGATCACCCCGGCCGGTGTGCACGAGTTCGTGCGCAACGGGCACGAGGTTCTGATCGAGCAGGGCGCCGGCAGCGGTTCGCTGCTCCCCGATGAGGAGTTCGTCGCGGCCGGTGCGCGGATCGTGCCGACGGCCGATGACGTCTGGGCCGACGCCGAGCTGGTGCTGAAGGTCAAGGAGCCGGTGCCGGAGGAGTACCACCGGATGCGCAAGGACCAGGTGCTGTTCACCTACCTGCACCTGGCCGCCAGCCCCGAGACCACCACGGCGCTGACGAGGTCCGGCATCACCGGGATCGCGTACGAGACGGTCCAGCTTCCGGACGGATCGCTCCCGCTGCTCGCCCCGATGAGCGAGGTCGCGGGCCGGCTGGCGCCGCAGGCGGGCTCGTACCACCTGATGGCCAACGGCGGCGGCCGCGGCGTCCTGATGGGTGGCGTCTCCGGCGTGCACGCGGCTCGCGTGGTCGTCATCGGCGCCGGTGTCGCCGGGATGAACGCGGCGGCGATCGCGCTCGGCATGCAGGCCGAGGTGCAGCTGTTCGACCGCAACATCGCCCGCCTCCGCGACGCCGACCGGACGTACCAGGGTCACCTGCGGACGGTCGCCTCGAACGCCTTCGAGATCGAGCGCGCCGTCCTCGAGGCCGACCTGGTCATCGGTGCGGTCCTGGTCACCGGGGCGAAGGCGCCGAAGCTGGTCAGCAACGACCTGGTGAGGCAGATGAAGCCGGGCAGCGTGCTCGTCGACATCGCCATCGACCAGGGCGGCTGCTTCGAGGACTCGCACCCGACCACGCACGCCGACCCGGTCTACAAGGTGCACAACTCGCTGTTCTACTGCGTCGCCAACATGCCTGGCGCGGTGCCGAACACCTCGACGTACGCGCTCACCAACGTGACCCTTCCGTACGCCGTGGAGCTGGCGAACCTGGGATGGCGGGAGGCGCTGAAGAACGACCACAGCCTCGCGCTCGGCCTGAACACCTTCGACGGCCACGTCACCTACGGCCCGGTCGCCGAGGCACACGGCCTGGACCAGCTGAAGCTCGACGAGGTCCTGGTCTGA
- a CDS encoding peptidylprolyl isomerase encodes MRATSVIACTALTIAGLLTTTGTALAATQPAPALLTVPQSTPQLAETGQLLNPATGTTNGPCKYTATPDDPSPRPVSLPPDPAKTPNKGIVKLLLATNQGPMLLSLDRAKAPCTVQSFLHLARSRFYDFTTCHRLTLYSTLKVLQCGDPTATGERGPGYSYKDELPTDLPNWPTDPTGTSKVYARGTLAMANAGPNTNGSQFFLVFADSRLRPDYTVFGTIDRLGLKALDRVAAAGVQPTPEDPAPVDGTPNRTTKILIARQFTF; translated from the coding sequence ATGAGAGCCACGAGTGTCATCGCGTGTACCGCGTTGACCATCGCAGGACTGCTGACCACGACCGGTACGGCGCTGGCAGCGACCCAGCCGGCACCTGCTCTGTTGACAGTGCCGCAGTCGACCCCGCAGCTCGCAGAGACGGGTCAACTACTGAACCCGGCGACCGGAACTACCAACGGCCCTTGCAAGTACACGGCCACACCCGACGACCCGTCGCCGCGCCCTGTCTCCTTGCCGCCGGACCCTGCGAAGACTCCGAACAAGGGCATCGTCAAGCTCCTGCTCGCCACCAACCAGGGCCCGATGCTGCTGTCGCTGGACCGCGCCAAGGCACCTTGCACAGTGCAAAGTTTCCTGCACCTGGCTCGCAGTCGCTTCTACGACTTCACCACCTGCCACCGCCTGACCCTGTACTCCACCCTCAAGGTCCTCCAGTGCGGTGACCCCACGGCCACCGGAGAACGCGGCCCCGGCTACTCCTACAAGGACGAGCTCCCCACGGACCTTCCGAACTGGCCGACAGACCCCACCGGCACTAGCAAGGTCTACGCCCGAGGCACCCTGGCCATGGCCAACGCAGGCCCCAACACCAACGGCAGCCAGTTCTTCCTGGTCTTCGCCGACTCCCGCCTCCGCCCCGACTACACAGTCTTCGGCACCATCGACCGCCTGGGCCTCAAGGCCCTGGACCGAGTAGCCGCAGCAGGCGTACAACCCACCCCCGAAGACCCGGCCCCGGTCGACGGCACCCCCAACCGCACCACCAAGATCCTGATCGCCCGCCAGTTCACCTTCTGA
- a CDS encoding VOC family protein, with protein sequence MGVKELRLVVTAPDYDEAVAFYRDVLGLTERESYSSEDGRVMILEAGRATLEIADPNQADFIDRVEVGQRVAGKFRVALEVDDSAATTAQLAKGRRHRHRRTHPKPRGTPSTPA encoded by the coding sequence ATGGGTGTGAAGGAACTTCGGCTGGTGGTCACGGCACCGGACTACGACGAGGCGGTGGCGTTCTACCGCGACGTACTCGGCCTCACGGAACGCGAGTCGTACTCGTCCGAGGACGGCCGCGTGATGATCCTGGAGGCGGGCCGGGCCACCCTGGAGATCGCCGACCCGAACCAAGCAGACTTCATCGACCGGGTCGAAGTCGGCCAACGCGTCGCAGGCAAGTTCCGCGTCGCACTGGAAGTCGACGACTCCGCCGCCACCACAGCCCAACTCGCCAAGGGCCGGCGCCACCGTCATCGCCGAACCCACCCGAAACCCCGTGGAACTCCCTCAACGCCCGCCTAG
- a CDS encoding VOC family protein yields MINGAHVIIYSQDAEADRAFLKDVLGYRHVDAGHGWLIFKLPPAEVAVHPTGDAESHELFLMCDDLEQTVAELTASGVEFVRPVEDQRWGILTSIRLPGGGELGLYQPRHPPAYDL; encoded by the coding sequence GTGATCAATGGCGCGCACGTCATCATCTACAGCCAGGACGCCGAGGCCGACCGGGCCTTCCTCAAGGACGTGCTCGGGTATCGGCACGTCGACGCCGGCCACGGCTGGCTGATCTTCAAGCTGCCGCCGGCCGAGGTCGCCGTCCACCCGACCGGCGACGCGGAGTCGCACGAGTTGTTCCTGATGTGCGACGACCTCGAGCAGACGGTCGCGGAGCTGACCGCGAGCGGTGTCGAGTTCGTTCGTCCGGTCGAGGACCAGCGCTGGGGCATCCTGACCTCGATCCGCCTCCCCGGCGGCGGCGAACTCGGCCTCTACCAGCCGCGCCACCCACCGGCGTACGACCTCTGA
- a CDS encoding amidase: MEYIFRSAEEIATALRAGEVTSVELTDEAIARIERDDKVINAICVPDFDHARHGARRADQARARGEDGPLLGIPVTVKESYNMAGLPTTWGMPHYANYVPAEDAVAVARLKAAGAVVLGKTNVPLGLQDLQSFNEIYGTTNNPWDHDRTPGGSSGGSAAALASGFGALSIGSDIGGSLRTPAHFCGVYAHKPTLGLAANRGMVPPPAPALPVDLDLAVVGPMARTARDLTLLLDVMAGPDPLTLGVAHDVTLPPARHERLSGFRVLVLDEHPLIPTGSAVRAGVNRVADALVAGGARVERHSRLLPDLIEAATLYMQLLVSGTVARFPVEAHEQLRASVAGLSPDDQSLDAARLRGMVFSHLDWIEANNRRELHRHGWRQLFAEFDAVVCPITPTPAFPHDHHPNLLERRIDIDGVEYPYFDQLVWAGLATMPGLPATAVPAGRSPEGLPVGVQLIGPMFEDRTPLRLAELLEQRIGGFQVPE, encoded by the coding sequence ATGGAATACATTTTTCGATCGGCCGAAGAAATCGCTACCGCGTTGCGTGCCGGCGAGGTGACCTCGGTGGAACTGACCGACGAGGCGATCGCCCGGATCGAGCGCGACGACAAGGTGATCAACGCAATCTGTGTGCCGGACTTCGACCATGCGCGGCACGGCGCGCGCCGTGCCGACCAGGCGCGCGCCCGCGGCGAGGACGGGCCGCTGCTCGGTATTCCGGTGACGGTCAAAGAGTCCTACAACATGGCCGGGCTGCCCACGACCTGGGGCATGCCGCACTACGCGAACTATGTGCCGGCCGAGGACGCGGTAGCGGTGGCGCGATTGAAGGCCGCCGGCGCGGTGGTGCTCGGTAAGACCAATGTGCCGTTGGGGCTGCAAGATTTGCAGAGCTTCAACGAGATCTACGGCACCACCAACAACCCGTGGGATCACGATCGCACCCCGGGTGGATCCTCCGGCGGATCAGCGGCGGCCCTTGCGTCCGGATTCGGCGCGCTGTCCATCGGCTCCGACATCGGCGGTTCGTTGCGCACGCCCGCGCATTTCTGCGGTGTCTACGCGCACAAGCCGACGCTCGGGCTGGCGGCGAACCGCGGAATGGTCCCGCCGCCCGCGCCGGCATTGCCGGTCGATCTCGACCTCGCTGTCGTCGGGCCGATGGCGCGCACCGCCCGCGACCTCACGCTGCTGCTCGACGTCATGGCCGGGCCGGACCCGCTGACGCTCGGCGTCGCGCACGACGTGACGCTGCCGCCCGCGCGTCACGAGCGGCTGTCCGGCTTCCGGGTCTTGGTCCTCGACGAGCATCCGCTCATTCCGACCGGGTCCGCTGTGCGGGCGGGCGTGAACCGAGTGGCCGACGCGCTCGTCGCCGGCGGCGCCCGCGTCGAACGGCACAGTCGGTTGCTGCCCGATCTGATCGAAGCCGCGACGCTCTACATGCAGTTGCTGGTTTCGGGCACCGTTGCACGTTTTCCCGTCGAAGCGCACGAGCAGCTGCGGGCCAGCGTCGCCGGACTGAGCCCGGACGACCAGAGTCTCGATGCGGCGCGGCTGCGCGGCATGGTGTTCAGCCACCTCGACTGGATCGAGGCGAACAACCGTCGCGAACTCCACCGCCACGGCTGGCGCCAGCTTTTCGCCGAGTTCGATGCCGTGGTGTGTCCGATCACGCCGACTCCCGCGTTCCCGCACGACCACCACCCGAATCTGCTGGAACGCCGGATCGACATCGACGGCGTCGAGTACCCGTACTTCGACCAGCTCGTCTGGGCCGGTCTGGCGACCATGCCCGGCCTGCCCGCCACCGCCGTACCGGCGGGCAGGTCCCCCGAGGGCCTGCCGGTGGGAGTGCAGCTCATCGGTCCGATGTTCGAGGACCGCACCCCGCTGCGGCTGGCCGAACTGCTCGAGCAGAGGATCGGCGGGTTCCAGGTCCCGGAGTAG
- a CDS encoding cupin domain-containing protein codes for MATDEVERPELAEVLGLVAHPEGGWFRETWRSEVAFEPAGYGGERASATAIYFMLAPGEESRWHRVRSAEIWLWHSGGPLTLDLGGTGDEPGEAEPVTLGPDVKGGQQPQVVVPAGAWQAARPAGDQPVLVSCIVSPGFDFADFTLR; via the coding sequence ATGGCTACTGATGAGGTGGAGCGGCCGGAGTTGGCTGAGGTGCTCGGGCTGGTGGCGCATCCCGAGGGTGGGTGGTTTCGGGAGACGTGGCGGTCGGAGGTGGCGTTCGAGCCTGCGGGGTACGGCGGGGAGCGGGCCAGTGCTACGGCGATCTACTTCATGCTCGCGCCGGGGGAGGAGTCGCGGTGGCATCGGGTGCGGTCGGCCGAGATCTGGTTGTGGCACTCGGGTGGGCCGTTGACGCTCGATCTCGGGGGAACCGGTGATGAGCCAGGTGAGGCCGAGCCGGTCACGCTGGGGCCGGATGTGAAAGGCGGGCAGCAGCCGCAGGTCGTCGTACCGGCGGGTGCGTGGCAGGCGGCGAGGCCGGCAGGAGACCAGCCGGTGCTGGTCTCCTGCATCGTCTCGCCCGGGTTCGACTTCGCCGACTTCACCCTGCGCTGA
- a CDS encoding NUDIX domain-containing protein, protein MKDHPVLRFGAGLADSRESWAVSSSEVVHSTGRVIFVRRDQVVPPAGGEPFVRDVVVHPGAVGVVALDSQNRMLLVRQYRHPVGYRLLEPPAGLLDVAGEDYRIGAERELWEEAATKAADWRVLVDAFTSPGLTNEAVRIFLARDLSEATETYDRLHEEADMETVWAPLVDVVGAALAGDLHNPILVMGSLAAWTALNGPGFDSLRPADAPWPAKD, encoded by the coding sequence GTGAAGGACCACCCGGTACTGCGCTTCGGCGCCGGGCTGGCCGATTCGCGGGAATCCTGGGCGGTCTCGTCGTCCGAGGTCGTGCATTCGACCGGCCGCGTGATCTTCGTACGGCGGGACCAGGTGGTCCCGCCCGCCGGCGGTGAGCCTTTCGTACGGGATGTCGTGGTCCATCCGGGTGCGGTGGGTGTCGTCGCACTGGACTCGCAGAACCGGATGCTGTTGGTCCGCCAGTACCGCCACCCCGTCGGCTACCGCCTGCTGGAGCCGCCGGCCGGCCTGCTCGACGTCGCAGGCGAGGACTACCGGATCGGCGCCGAGCGCGAACTCTGGGAAGAGGCCGCCACCAAGGCCGCCGACTGGCGAGTCCTGGTCGACGCCTTCACCTCACCCGGCCTGACCAACGAGGCGGTCCGGATCTTCCTGGCTCGAGACCTGTCCGAGGCCACCGAGACCTACGACCGCCTGCACGAAGAAGCGGACATGGAAACGGTCTGGGCCCCTCTGGTCGACGTAGTAGGAGCCGCCCTGGCCGGCGACCTCCACAACCCCATCCTCGTCATGGGCTCACTCGCCGCCTGGACAGCCCTCAACGGCCCCGGCTTCGACTCCCTCCGCCCAGCAGACGCCCCCTGGCCCGCCAAAGACTGA